GCCTGCTGGACGCCGAGCACCAGCACCGTCACCGGCGGCAGGTCGCCCGCCACCGCCTTGGCCAGCGTCGCCGCCGCGCCGCGGGAGCCGCCGGGCTGGGAACGGAGCCAACCCCAGGCGGTTCCCGCGACCAGCAGGGCCAGGAGGCCGGCGAGGAGCAGGCGCCCGCGGCGGCGGAGGCGACGGCGCGGGCGGGGGCCCTCCGCTCCGCGCCGCGGCGGCAGCGCAAGCGCACTGGCTTCCGAGGTGCCGGGCCGGTCCCGGTGCGCGTCGTTCACGTGCGATCCCCCTCGCATCCACATCGGTCGACGGCCCGTCCACTTCGACGTCCGGTGGACAGGCGAACGCCTCTACTTTAGCGCTTCGTTCGACGGAGACCGACCCCGCGGGCGGCCTTCAGGCAGAAAGAGGAAGGAACCAGAGAAGCGCCAGGAGTCCCGCCAGTCCGGCGGCCAGGTCGAGAAGACCGTGGAAGCCGGCGTGCGCCAGCGCAAGTCCGGCCAGGCCCGGGCCGAGGGCGAAGCCGGCGTCCTCCACGCTGGAGGCGAGACCGAAGCCGGCAGGCCCCAGCTCCTCGGGGAGGGCGAGGGCCAGCCAGCCGTTCCAGGTGACCACGGCCGCCCCGTAGCCGGCGGTGGCGGCCAGCACGGCCAGAAGCCAGGCCAGGGGGCGGCGCGAGAGGGCGGCGAGGAGAAGGCCGAGGGCCAGAAGAAGGGCGCTGGCGCGCAGGAGAGGGAGAGGGCGCGCAACCCCCGCGACGCGCCCGCCGCCCACGAAGCCGGCGAGGAGCCCGCCGGCGCCTGCGGCCGCGAGAAGCAGTCGCTGGCCCGCGGGGACGAGGCGAAGCAGTCGCGGGAAGTAGGGGACCAGGGCGCCGGGCAGCATGGCCAGGCCGGACATGAGCAGGAGCGACCGGGCCAGGCGGCGGGCCAGCGACCAGGCGGGAGGAACCCCGCCGGCCGGCCGGACCGGCGCGCCGGCCAGCGCCGTCGAGGCGGCCCCCTCGGCGGCCGGCGGCCGGGCGACCCGGCGGAGGGTGACGGGCATCAAGAGCGCCGCGCTCACCCCCATGACGAGGAGAAAGGGCCGGGAGAGCGGGGGTGGCAGGAGCAGGACGGCCAGGTAGCCGGCGGCCGAGCCGGCCACCCAGGCGCCGAAGGCGGGCCCCTGCCCGAAGCCGGCCTGCCCTTCGTAGGCGTAACCCGACTGCGCCAGGGCCAGGGGCCAGACGGGCGCGCCCCCCACCCCCGTCAGAAGGGCGCCCGCGCCCAGAGCGGGGACGCTGCGAGCTGTGGCGAGGAGCAGGCTGCCCGCGGCCAGGAGGAGGGGAGCGACCCAGAGGAGCGCGCGACCGTGGCGACGGGCCCACCAGCCGGCCAGCGGCTTGGCGGCCGTGTCGGCCAGGTAGGCCAGCGAGACCAGGGCGCCTGCCGCGCCGACGCCGATCCAGCGCGCCGCATGCAGGGGCAGAAAGGCTAGCAGTGCCGCGCTCCGCGCGGCCTCCACCCAACCCAGCTCCAGCGCCGCCAAGGCCGCGGCCGCGAAGGCCGCCCGCCCGGTCGCCTCGCCCGGACGCGCTCCCATGTACATCCCCTTTCGACCCGATAGTCTACCTTTTGGCAAGGAAGGGTCGGGCGCGTACGCTGTTCTTCGACGGAGGGATCGCCGTGGGCCGCTGGTGGCAGATAGCGGCGGCAATAGCCGTCGGTCTCCCGCTCCTGCTCGGGATTCCGCTGCCTGCGGGCCGACATCGCCAGGCCAGCGCCGCCCCGCGGCCCCTGGAGATTCGGCGGCTGGGCAGCCGGATCCTGGTCCTCGCCCCCCACCCCGACGACGAGGT
This region of Bacillota bacterium genomic DNA includes:
- a CDS encoding MFS transporter, with amino-acid sequence MGARPGEATGRAAFAAAALAALELGWVEAARSAALLAFLPLHAARWIGVGAAGALVSLAYLADTAAKPLAGWWARRHGRALLWVAPLLLAAGSLLLATARSVPALGAGALLTGVGGAPVWPLALAQSGYAYEGQAGFGQGPAFGAWVAGSAAGYLAVLLLPPPLSRPFLLVMGVSAALLMPVTLRRVARPPAAEGAASTALAGAPVRPAGGVPPAWSLARRLARSLLLMSGLAMLPGALVPYFPRLLRLVPAGQRLLLAAAGAGGLLAGFVGGGRVAGVARPLPLLRASALLLALGLLLAALSRRPLAWLLAVLAATAGYGAAVVTWNGWLALALPEELGPAGFGLASSVEDAGFALGPGLAGLALAHAGFHGLLDLAAGLAGLLALLWFLPLSA